The Mesorhizobium opportunistum WSM2075 DNA window GCGCATCGAGCACGGCGCGGCATTCGCCGGGCAGGTTCGCCATCGTCATCACGTCGCGGGCTTTCGGCGCATCGGGGTTCTTGTTGGGCCGCCACGGCTCCTGCGTGAACCACCAGGCCAATGGCTTGCCGCAACCATCATCATCCGGCGTCGCCTCCTGCGCCTTGCAGTTGGGCGAACCCGGCTGGCAGCCGATGCGCATATGGAAATGATAGTCGTGGCCCCAGAACGGCCTGACCTTGCGCAGCCAGGTTCGATCGCCCTTGACGGTGTCGCAGAGCTTTTTCTTGATGCCCGGATTGACCAGGATGCGCTCGACTTGTGGATAGCTCGCCGCCCGTTTCAGAAGCGCCGTATGCTGCGGCGTCCACAATGCGTCCTTCACCAGATGGGTCTTCTCGTCGACCATCAAGGTGGCGCTCATCGATTCGCGCTGCGCCGCCGACAGCGGCCGGCTGGGCATCGGCGTCAGCCAGATGTCGGCGTCGAGGCCGATCTGGTGCGAGGCATGGCCGGTCATCATCGGGCCGCCGCGCGGCTGCGAAATGTCGCCGATCAAAAGGCCGGGCCAGCCATCGGCGGCAGCGTCGCGCGACAATTTTTCGATCACCGCGATCATCGCCGGATGGCCCCAGCGGCGGTTGCGCGAGGGGCGCATCACCTCCCAGGTCGGGCCGTCCATGGGAATGGCGACGCCGCCGGCAAAGCAGCCCTTGGAGTAGAAGCCGATCGACTGCGCCGCGGTCGCCGCCGGCAGTTTCTTGGCGCCGAACAAGTCCTTGGCCCGCTCCTCGGCCATTGCAGGCTGCGCGGCGAGAGCGAACAGGCCAAATGCTGCCGCCAGCAGTGATTTCTTGCCCAGCCGCATCGCCATGTTCATGAAACCGGATCCCCAACGCAATCCCAAGACCGAAT harbors:
- the mepA gene encoding penicillin-insensitive murein endopeptidase, translated to MNMAMRLGKKSLLAAAFGLFALAAQPAMAEERAKDLFGAKKLPAATAAQSIGFYSKGCFAGGVAIPMDGPTWEVMRPSRNRRWGHPAMIAVIEKLSRDAAADGWPGLLIGDISQPRGGPMMTGHASHQIGLDADIWLTPMPSRPLSAAQRESMSATLMVDEKTHLVKDALWTPQHTALLKRAASYPQVERILVNPGIKKKLCDTVKGDRTWLRKVRPFWGHDYHFHMRIGCQPGSPNCKAQEATPDDDGCGKPLAWWFTQEPWRPNKNPDAPKARDVMTMANLPGECRAVLDAPGPASAEAATYHGGAVPVAVVAPEPEAPAQPVTAVGGAGDLPSAANAFAATPRMGAPVPRPRPPAN